The Denitrificimonas caeni genome has a segment encoding these proteins:
- a CDS encoding SCP2 sterol-binding domain-containing protein, which translates to MSSTADIIKTLTAKFNADAAAGLDLVFQFNIEDAENYYVAVKDGTCDVQAGDNDDANVTLIMDSETFKGIATGETDGMQAFMGGKLRTEGDMMLAMKLSELFPV; encoded by the coding sequence ATGTCTTCTACCGCAGATATCATTAAAACTCTAACTGCTAAATTTAACGCTGATGCAGCTGCTGGCTTAGATTTAGTATTCCAATTCAACATCGAAGATGCTGAAAACTACTATGTTGCTGTTAAAGATGGCACCTGTGACGTACAAGCCGGCGACAATGATGACGCTAACGTTACTTTAATCATGGACAGCGAAACTTTTAAAGGCATCGCCACTGGCGAAACTGATGGCATGCAAGCATTCATGGGTGGCAAATTACGCACTGAAGGCGACATGATGCTAGCAATGAAGCTGAGCGAACTGTTCCCAGTTTAA
- a CDS encoding histidine phosphatase family protein: MGSIYLIRHGQASFGADDYDVLSPLGVQQAEILGDYLINTGVTLDACFSGDMLRQKDTALAALARFSAANLPAPGLSIDSAFNEIDVDSIIRLLLPKLADSEPNAINTLRNPLHNRAEFQRLFALIIQRWATEVDDIPQSLRWSTFTATVNAGLQRILDNAASTDQIGIFTSGGTITAFLHLLTGVAANKAFDLNWQIVNTSLSRLKFRDDSVVLTSFNSQAHLDLLKNKELITFR, from the coding sequence TTGGGCAGCATTTACTTAATTCGACACGGCCAGGCGTCCTTCGGTGCAGATGATTATGACGTGCTGTCCCCTTTGGGCGTGCAGCAAGCAGAAATTCTCGGCGATTACCTAATCAATACCGGCGTGACCCTGGATGCTTGTTTTAGTGGTGACATGTTGCGCCAAAAAGATACAGCCTTAGCTGCCTTGGCACGTTTTAGTGCAGCCAACTTACCGGCGCCTGGCTTAAGTATTGACAGCGCTTTTAATGAAATTGATGTGGATAGCATTATCCGTTTATTGCTACCAAAGCTTGCCGATAGCGAACCCAATGCCATCAATACGCTGCGCAACCCGTTACACAACAGAGCTGAGTTTCAACGCTTATTTGCCCTAATCATTCAGCGCTGGGCCACTGAGGTCGATGATATTCCTCAGTCTTTACGCTGGTCGACTTTCACTGCAACAGTGAATGCCGGCTTGCAACGTATACTGGATAACGCAGCGTCGACCGACCAGATTGGCATTTTCACTTCTGGCGGCACTATTACTGCTTTTTTACACTTACTGACTGGCGTTGCTGCTAATAAAGCTTTTGATCTAAACTGGCAGATCGTAAATACTTCATTAAGTCGTTTAAAGTTTCGTGACGACTCAGTGGTACTGACTTCTTTTAACAGTCAAGCACACCTTGATTTGTTAAAGAATAAAGAACTCATCACCTTCCGTTGA
- the sohB gene encoding protease SohB — MEFLLDYAGFLVRAVTVLIVIVLVLSIAASVRSRGRSKEGELLVSNMNEFYTDLQENMEHSVLNKAQLKALAKTKKLQKKQAKKDETQKSRVYVLNFDGDIKASAVDSLRHEITALLSIAKPTDEVVLRLESGGGMVHSYGLASSQLARIRDAQIPLTICVDKIAASGGYMMACIGDKILSAPFAMLGSIGVVAQIPNIHRLLKKNDIDVEVLTAGDYKRTLTVMGENTEQARQKFLQELQTTHDLFKQFVARFRPQLDIDAVATGEVWLGTDAQGLNLVDQLQTSDEYLSKRAAEADLFLLEFIQKKSLQERVGLTASAAVEHVADKSWERLQQRFMS; from the coding sequence GTGGAATTTTTACTTGATTATGCGGGCTTTTTAGTCCGTGCAGTAACCGTGTTGATTGTTATTGTGTTGGTGTTATCCATAGCAGCCTCGGTACGCTCGCGGGGGCGCAGCAAGGAAGGTGAGTTGTTGGTCAGCAATATGAATGAGTTTTACACCGATCTGCAGGAAAACATGGAGCACAGCGTTTTAAACAAAGCGCAGCTGAAAGCTTTAGCGAAAACTAAGAAACTGCAGAAAAAACAAGCAAAGAAAGACGAGACGCAAAAATCGCGGGTTTATGTACTGAATTTTGATGGCGATATTAAGGCTTCTGCTGTGGACAGCTTGCGCCATGAGATTACTGCGCTACTGAGTATTGCCAAGCCCACAGATGAGGTGGTGCTGCGCTTAGAGAGTGGCGGCGGGATGGTCCACAGCTATGGTTTAGCCTCTTCACAGTTGGCGCGTATCCGTGATGCACAAATACCGCTAACAATTTGTGTGGATAAAATCGCTGCCAGTGGTGGTTATATGATGGCTTGTATTGGCGATAAAATTTTAAGCGCACCTTTTGCCATGCTCGGTTCAATTGGTGTGGTTGCGCAAATCCCCAATATTCATCGCTTATTAAAGAAAAACGACATTGACGTTGAAGTGCTCACGGCCGGTGACTACAAACGTACCTTAACGGTGATGGGGGAGAATACCGAGCAAGCACGGCAAAAATTCTTGCAAGAGTTACAAACAACCCATGACTTGTTTAAGCAGTTTGTGGCGCGCTTTCGTCCTCAGTTGGACATTGATGCAGTGGCAACTGGCGAAGTTTGGCTGGGCACTGATGCGCAAGGTTTAAACTTGGTTGATCAGTTGCAAACCAGTGATGAGTACCTGTCTAAGCGTGCAGCAGAGGCGGATTTGTTCTTACTGGAGTTTATCCAGAAGAAGTCTTTGCAGGAGCGTGTTGGCTTGACTGCGAGCGCTGCAGTTGAGCATGTGGCTGATAAAAGTTGGGAGCGCTTACAGCAGCGTTTTATGAGCTAA